In Neofelis nebulosa isolate mNeoNeb1 chromosome 13, mNeoNeb1.pri, whole genome shotgun sequence, the genomic stretch GATGAAAACATATGGCAATTTGCACGTGTACCACATAGGAAGTATCCAATATATGTTCTGTTTTAATCACTATTATTGCACTAAATTGAGCTTTGAGCATCCTGAAAGCAAAGTGAGCTCACTGTTCGTAAGAGGAAGAGTAAAGTAACACTAGACACTACCCTTCTGTAGCACGTTCTGTGTGCCACACTCTGCACTAAGTACTTTCTTTGCacgtattaaaatattttgatgagaaACAAAATTTCTTTGACCACTTACTATGGAATTCTGTGTTAAATTTCTCAATGGTTTATTGCATTATACAGAATGTTTCATTCCTATTTTTCAGTGAGGAAACTGGCACTCAAGAAAGttaagaaacaggggcgcctgggtggctcagtaggttaagtgtccgacttcggctcaggtcacgttctcatggtttgtgagttcaagccccatgtcgggctctgtgctgacagctcagagcgtggagcctgcttccagttctgtgttctccctctctctgcccctcccctgctcacgctctctctttctctctcaaaaataaataaacattaaaaagaattttttaagttaagaaatACCCAAGATCCCACCACCAGAAAGTAGTTGAACCGACATTTGAACCCACGCCTTTGGGACTACAAGGTCTTCCTGCTATAGGCTGAGGCCACCCCAAGAGGCTACGTGTCATTCTGACTGCTCTCCGTTGAAAGACTCTGACTTGCAGTGTCTAAAGGCCTGAGTCAGGACTCTTACCGTGTGACGTGTGCACATCTTTATATGTAAGAGCTTACAGTTGAACGcatcttcttaagtttatttttgagagagagagagcatgcaagagagtgagggaggggcagggagagacagagagagagagagattgagagagggagagagagacaatcccaagcatgctctgtgctctctccactcagagcctgatgcagggctcgaatccacgaaccgtgaaatcatgacctgagccgaaaccaagagtcaagacgcttaaccgaccgagccacgcaggtgcccccggTTGAACGCTTTTTAAATCAAGAACCTAAACACAACAGAAGTGTTCCCAGTAGTATTTTGCTGTGATCAGCAAACACTGAATTCATAGAATGACACCCACTGAGGAATGATGGACTGAGTCAGGTCCACAGTGGCTGGTGATGTGAGCATCTGTAGGCCTCACGACCCCAGAGGCTCCAAGAGGATGGGGCAGGTCTCCCCCAAGGTTTCCCGTGACAGCACGGGGGTCTTCCTGGTGACGCATTAATTGTAATGATTCTTAGTCATTTCTATATCTTGGTGACAAGTGTCCAAAAGAACTAATTGCAATTTTGCAACTATTTGTACACAAATGTGCATGCGTGGTGCTACAATACTTTTTCATCGctgaatttaaaatatctacGAATACTGGAAATATCCAAAACCAGTTTGGGCAGTTCCGAATATTCTGGTAAAGATCCTGCCTATTATCAAGCATATGGCAGCTGCCTTGCATACTGTTACCAACCACTACACGGATCCAGTACGCTATTTCCTATCTGTGTCTTGAAGAGGGGATACAATGTGAGGTCATTTACACTTATCTCGTCCCTTGCTCCGGGTTGACGTTGCTCAGGCTGGTGAGGCTTCAGTGCTCGGGCACCTCTTTAACGCTGCTTACGTCCGCAGCCTGGGATAGGTAAGTGCCCAGGTGGAGAAAATTCAGATGAGGGACATCAGGGTCTGGAGTAGCATGATGATAAAGCTATGCTAGATAAGTATCACAGGAGCATCTaatattttcccccttctctttaaGAGAAGGAAGATTTTGTTGGATAACAGCATTACGTGCGAGTGTAGGTGGCAGACTCTTAAAAGTAAGGACAGTGTGGAGAGAAAAAACAATGTTCCGTGCATGCCTCCAGCTAACTGTGCTCAAACGAATCAACGCCTACCTGCTCTAGACtcctcacctttaaaaataagaggaaggGCTTGGTGTCTCTAGCCTGCCTGAGGGTCAGCATCCCGTAAGAGGTCTCCATGTCTTTTAAAGTGTTCGTTCGATGCAAAGAACCAATCAAACGAAGGCAGACATTTTCCTAACCGGGTCTTTTCTCTCTTATCTCCCCAGACTATGTCAGAGAATCACAATGACCTTGCACAATAACAGTACAACCTCGCCTTTGTTTCCAAACATCAGCTCCCCCTGGGTACACGGCCCCTCGGATGCAGGGCTGCCCCCAGGAACGGCCACCCACTTTGGCAGCTACAACATTTCTCGAGCAGCTGGGAACTTCTCCTCTCCCAATGGCACCACCAATGACCCTCTGGGAGGTCACACCATCTGGCAAGTGGTCTTCATCGCCTTCTTGACGGGCGTGCTGGCCTTAGTGACCATCATCGGCAACATCCTGGTGATAGTGGCCTTTAAGGTCAACAAGCAGCTAAAGACCGTCAATAACTACTTCCTCTTAAGCCTGGCCTGTGCTGATCTGATTATTGGGGTCATTTCAATGAATCTGTTTACTACCTACATCATCATGAACCGATGGGCTTTAGGGAACCTGGCCTGTGACCTCTGGCTCTCCATTGACTACGTGGCCAGCAACGCCTCGGTCATGAATCTTCTGGTCATCAGCTTCGACAGGTACTTTTCCATCACGCGGCCACTCACATACCGAGCCAAACGAACCACAAAAAGAGCCGGTGTGATGATAGGTCTGGCTTGGGTCATCTCCTTCATCCTTTGGGCCCCCGCCATCTTGTTCTGGCAGTACTTTGTTGGGAAGAGAACTGTGCCCCCAGGGGAGTGCTTCATTCAGTTCCTCAGCGAGCCCACCATCACCTTCGGCACGGCCATCGCTGCCTTCTACATGCCTGTCACCATCATGACTATTTTATACTGGAGGATCTACAAGGAAACGGAAAAACGCACCAAAGAGCTCGCCGGCCTGCAAGCCTCGGGGACAGAAGCAGAGGCGGAAAACTTTGTCCACCCCACGGGCAGCTCTCGAAGCTGCAGCAGCTATGAGCTTCAGCAGCAAAGTATGAAACGCTCGGCCAGGAGGAAGTACGGACGCTGGCACTTCTGGTTCGCCaccaagagttggaagcccaGTGCCGAGCAGATGGACGCAGACCACAGCAGCAGCGACAGCTGGAACAACGACGACGCTGCTGCCTCCCTGGAAAACTCGGCCTCCTCTGACGAGGACGCCGGCTCCGAGACGAGGGCCATCTACTCCATCGTGCTCAAGCTTCCCGGCCACGGCACCATCCTGAACTCCACCAAATTACCCTCATCAGACAACCTGCGGGTGCCTGACGAGGAGCTGGGGGCGCCGGACTTGGAGAGGAAGGCCGGCAAACTGCAGACCCAGAAGGGCGTGGACGATGGCGGCAGTTTCCAGAAAAGCTTCTCCAAGCTTCCCGTCCAGTTAGAGTCAGCCGTGGACACAGCCAAGACCTCTGAGGCCGACTCCTCGGCGGGTAAGGCCACGGCCACCCTCCCCCTGTCCTTCAAGGAAGCCACTCTGGCCAAGAGGTTTGCTCTGAAGACCAGAAGTCAGATCACCAAGCGGAAGCGGATGTCCCTCATCAAGGAGAAGAAGGCGGCCCAGACCCTCAGCGCCATCTTGCTCGCCTTCATCATCACCTGGACCCCCTACAATATTATGGTTCTGGTGAACACCTTTTGTGACAGCTGCATCCCCAAAACCTATTGGAATCTGGGCTACTGGCTGTGCTATATCAACAGCACCGTGAACCCCGTGTGCTATGCCCTGTGCAACAAAACATTCAGAACCACTTTCAAGATGCTGCTCTTGTGCCAGTGTGACAAACGCAAGAGGCGCAGGCAGCAGTATCAGCAGAGACAGTCGGTGATCTTCCACAAGCGCGTGCCCGAGCAGGCCTCGTAGAGTGGGGTCTGACCAATCGCGGTGACCAAACGCACGCACGTCGGCCCACAGACCTTAGCAGGGAATGAGGCGAGGGCGGGGGCGATTTCTGGGCATGATGAATATGGTTTTTATCACCCAGATATGGAAGGAGCTGCCTGTTCACTGACCCATTGAATAAATCCATTTTAatagagaaagtcaaataccaattcagcaaaaaaaaaaaaaaaaaaaaaaagcctattaccgaatataaagagatttattcttaaatagacttcaagtgtttttttcttaaagaaaggaaaaaaaaaatgtttcgtAGCAATTACATACCCAAATTGATCTGCTTGGTTCTTGTAATTCCCAATAGCGCTGGCATCTCAGATGAGCGTAACTAGCCGACACACTTGGCCACGTCCTTTCCAAGGATTCCACGTGGAACACGTCAGGCTAGTGACCCCGTGGTTCTGAAATTACGTCATGCAAAGCTGAACCTTCTTGTCCCAATAGAGCTTCCGTCTTCTCTGGTGTGTTGTTAAACTCTATTTGTGGACTTGATTCTTGCCAAGTACTGTTTTGTGCAGTTCCAGTCTcgtacaaaataaaaatatagacgtatatatatatgtgtgtgtgtgtgtgagagagagagagagagagacttctgcacacacacacatagtgtaTATAATAGAGTGGGAATCGCTGAGCTGGCAAATTATTCCTGCAATATGTTTTCAGTACTTTGGTAACTGAAGTTTTCTAGGATCCTAACAcaacataaaagtgaaataaacccAGTGTAATGTTTTGGAAACCAGGGCTCTTTGTCCACAAACCACCCTGGGGAATATTCAGCAGAGAGGCCAGCCCCTGAGAGTCAGGTCCTACGCGGCCACGGCTTGCCCAGGCTCGTGAGCATAAGCCTCGTCCTTTGCTGGTGTTCTCTACAGAGCTCAACCCAACTGGGGCCCCTCTGAGCTCAAAACACGAACCACATGCACATTGTTTGAATTCAGTCATTCAAATCTGAATGTTTCCAAACGAAATGTCTGCTATCCAAACTGCTTGAAACTCAGTACTAGTGTCACGCTTGAATGTCACACACAGCAATATAGATGGCAAAGCAAAAAGGGACactgtgggggagggtggggggtgcgggggtggggggtgcgaggaggggaggagagcgtGGGATTGGATTTCTTGCTACCTGGCACCTTCCAAACAAAAAAGGGCTCACACCTGTGTTACTTAGCAGTGGCCAGTGCTTTCTGGTTCGTTCTGTGACCTTCACCCAGCCGTCGGTGGGGTTTAGGAACTCGAGTGTCCTCTGAAGAAAGCATTAGCACTCTGGAAAGTATCGCTTCCAATTGATCTCCTTACATTTCGCGACAACGATTTTTGTATCTCCTTTGAATTGATCCAAAAGCTTAAATGTTGTAtttggcggggaggggaggggtgctgcCGTTGCTGTTGTTTTCGTCGCTGCTGTAATTGTCGgggctccttctccttccttttgccGGGGCCGTGTGGGgagcgggggggtgggtggggggggctgaGGAGAAACCTCACCTTGTACAGGGCGTCCGTGTCGTGGACCCGGAGCCAGAACAGAAGCTGCTTGTGTTCAGTGTAAGCTGGTGTTTACGAGCAACATCAGCGGACGTGGACTCAGTGGTGTGCGTGTTGCTGAACTATTTAATTTCGTGTTACGTTtctatgaagaaatatttatgcGTATTTCACCACCCGTCTATTTAATGTTGATAAATATTACTCTTCAGTCTTCAGCCGTGGTGTCCCTTGCAAGAGACTGTTTAAGGTCCTCTAGAGCGACACGTGCAGGGAACTGGGCTTTCATGAGGCCGGGAAGAAGACAGCCATCCCGTTGGCGTCAGCAAGTACCTAACTCCTGGGCAATCAAAAGCCAACTGTAATGTTAACGTCAGTGTGGAAAACCACTCTTTACTTGATACCTGATGGACCCTGAACGGAGCAAATTTGAAGTCACATGACAAGGGTTAAAAAGCAGATCAGTGTCATTGAAAGAatgatggtttttgttttgttttgttttgttttgacccaCATTCAaccaaagaacaagaaaaaccaGAGACCATTTTTTAACGTGTAGAACATACTACAGAATGTTCTGTGATCCACCTGTGAAATGTCTAGTGAGCAACCACATCCATATTTTACTTCTCCCATTGGCCTGGCACTAATAATAAATGCGTGAATGCAGATTCGAGTGTCCCAGGACTTCAATCATTCTGAATCTTTTTGATATCCTGCCTTTTTCCCAGAGGGCTGTTAGCctgtttttcaaacaaaattagAGACGATTAGATTTTGAGAAATGGAGAAACCCCCGAGCTTTGGCCAAGCTGCGAAGGTCACTAACGGTTCTTCTTGaacatgattctctccttgcctttctCTAACGCTGATAATGGCAGAAAAGTATCAAATCCAACACTCTAGCTCCCCTTTaccatttttaaatctcttatggGTGAAAGCTGTTTTTCAGTGCTATCTGTGGACTGTGTTTATAGAAAGGTATGGCCAactcttaggttgtttccagagaaggaaaattcGACCCTCTCGAATACGGGGAATCAGGATATGTAGTCAAAGCTGTAggagtggggttttttttaatattaatttatttttgagagagagagagagagagagagagagagagagagcatgagcatgggaggggcagagagagggagacacagaatctgaaggaggctccaggctctgaactatcagcacagagcctggcgcagggctcgaacctacgaactgtgagatcatgaccgcagacgctcaaccgactgagccacccaggtgccccataagagTGTTTCTAACAGGACAGGGCTACACGTGCAGCTCTCCAAGGGTATGTCATGAGAGGAGGGGTTCAGCATTTCCATAAGATCAAAGTGTCTTTATCCTCAAACCATTTTATTCCACAGAAGTGAGGTTTGCAGAGAGCTTTCACGATTATTCGCTTTAATTGAAAGAGCAAAATAATTAAGCCTAGAATAAACCACACATGAAGAacaccccccgacacacacacacacacacacacacacgcatatacatatgcacacatacatgcatgcacatatgcacacacacatacatgcacacacatatacacgtacatgcatatacacatatatacacacacatacacacatacatatacacaagcacatatacacacatacacacacacctattctATTCTCTGTTCTCCAGGCCTTACCAGATGAATAAGAGAACTGACCTATCCAGTCCCCTATTTCCCTTGGCTCTCTTATCTTCAGCCCATGACCCACCTGAAGTCTCTCTGCTGGTTCTCCTTCGAGTCCTGCATCATCCTTGCCAGAAATCCAGCCTTGACTCTAAATATGTCCCACTTCTGTTCACTCTTTCACATGTAATAGTTCTCCACTCtgacagagaaaacagaggaaagcaTAAGCATTAGACGATTCCGTGGGTAAAGATCCAGAAGCATATCCACTTTGTCAAGCACCCTTGTCGCACATGGGCAAGTTCACTGctctggagagggaggagagccCCTGGGCATCAACTGAGAGAAGTGGGAGGGCAGAGTCAGGCAGAGGGCTGCCTCAGGTGCACCTCAGGACGGAAGAAGAATGCCAGGGCTCAGGCAGGCTGGAGGAGCCTGATCTGGACTACACGAAACAGGGGGAGCACCCGGGGGTTACCCTGGGTGTCCCAcagtgacctgagcagagatgaCTCCCACCCAGATGGGGACATATCACTGAGAACAGTCTGTCACCAGCAGCTCCAGGGGGCAAAGGAAGGTAGCACAAAGAAACACTAAACTAGCATGGGGGGACAGGGGGAGCTCCTGGCTCAGTTTTGTCACCAGGGACTTACATGTCCCCTGCCATGCATGTCACTTACCCTCAGACTGTCTGGGTCATCTCCATAAGCTCGTACTAATTAATTAATCGCAAACAGATCAAAACTGAGGCCTGGTGGGAGGTAAGCGAGAACAGTGGGGAGTGTGAAATGGTGTATCTGATGAATGCTTGAAAACTTTATATCCGTCAGTTATTTCCTTACATTTCAAAACAGCGGAATCTAAGGAACTCACACTTTGTGGGTGAACCTGAAATTGGACTGTTTGAAATACCACTCCAGTCCGGGACCCCCGCCTGAGGCCCAACAGCCTTGCAAATAGAGCTGCTGGGGAGCAGGTGTTTGGGGGTTCACAACGGTGGTTCTCCTCTTAAAGGGACCAAAACTCTGCAGAGTACAGCACCTAAAACAGCAATCCTTTCTTCACCCCGCCTCCCACGTCCTCCTCTAAAAGCGCACTTTTCCCCAAGTGAAATGTGCAGCGAGCTTGGTTCAACAGTGAACAATCCAGCCCACACTTCAGGTTCAAGGAAAATTGCACGGCTTCCCCCTGCAGATTTAagccatgtgctctctctccttgtgTCTTCATGACTGTGTTTTGTAGATCTCAGCCTGGATTCATGCTATGTGAGTAAATATTCCAGACGTAACAGTCTGGTTCTGGGGATGGTAACCCAGGGCTCTCCAGAACTAGAGACTTCCATTGTATTTTTCTGGCTTTAGCATTACTGCCTGAGAAAGGAGGCTGTTGAGGGAATGAACATGGACAGGGACAAGTTGATAAGGCGACTCTACTCGGCAGAAGTTCGCACCTGCAAGCACAACGTTGTATTGACTGGCTCGGAAACAGACAGGTGCTACAAACCTTACTTGGACATATGTTACATTCACAGCCTCACACACACAAGGACAGACAGTATGCTTGGAGACGTGTAGAAGTGGACACCAAATGCTTGAGTAGAACCAAGGCTTCAGAACATTAGGTCTGTGGTGGTCACAGCAGAACCACAGAGACTCAGCACTGAGTTCTGACCCTCCTACCCTGGCCTGGGCTGGGACCTGAGACCCGAGGTGGCTCCCCTCTGAGCCACAGGAGACGTCCCACATAAAAGGCAATGGGAAACGAGGCCATAGCCTCCATGAAAGAGAAATATTCATAACACATTCCTCACCCAAATCAGAGCCCAGGAACCCTATCTTAACCTAAAAAATATTATCCCCAGAATATATAAGTTTATTATTGTCCCTTCTGGAAGTCCCAAGATCCTTAACAACTCTGCAATTCACACACCAAGCCCCAAACTTGTGATCAATTCTGGGAGCTCCTTGATGATACAAAGTGGGtcttatccatccatctgtctccTGTCACTGGTTCCGTGTTTGTCAAagagtagatattcaataaatgttgttgaATGTGTAATATATACTCCTTATGAattaatatatcaaatatttatcagGATTATGTGCACATCCCTGCCCCACACTGCTACGGTAGTCAGGGGTTAGCTCAGTGGAGCTGCGAAAAGTCACTTAAAGGAAAATGTGATAATGGTTAGCTAATAAGATGTTGCTAAGCAACgaggagaaatattttaaatagacttGAAGTAAATGATATAAGTAAGAGTacagaaatggggggggggcgggcgggggaagCAACTGTCTCTTTTATCCCTAGAACTCGGGGACTTTTTACTGGACTGGTCAACTCTGTCTGGTTCTCCTTGGTCATCCTAGTACGAGGAGTACTGAGGGAGGCTGGAGAGTCCATGAAGGTCAGTTTTCTGTTTGTGCAAGTGAGAGCTGTCATTTGGCTTAAGACATCTTCGTGTGTAGCTTTGCTGGGTGTGCAAAGTTAGGGGAGGATCCATTCTGTTCCACAAGCAGTTAAACAAAAGCCCTCTCTCacattccctcccccacccactacATGGCCATTTTCAGCCTCCTACAGACAACACTCCGAGAAACTTCTTCGGGGCTTGTACTGAAGACTATGCGAAGGCGACATTGCGAACgatgcctttctttcttcctttctttttttttttaaacacgggAACTAAGTTGGTGCAGGTTGGAGggataattaaattaaaatgggcCTCCAAATTGATTTCTGTTGGCAAGAAGCTTTCTGGGAAGTATCTACGATGTGTCCAGTGATCATCATATCCTTCTCGTTTATGAAGGTATAGTGAGAAACCACTGTCGAGAAGAGATGGCTACGTATTTGCTTTGTAAGCAAAAGGCATGTAACATAGTTGCATCTATAATAGTGTCCACATCTTTACCAAAGGCACtgaattttacctgtttttctgACCCGGTGGTGGCCTTCACCTCCTCAGTGATCATTTTTGGTATGCCGTATGCCACGTTCATTCCTTCTCCCGAAAATACATCAATTGTCTGTACTATAAAATGATGCCTGCAACTGTGTGGTGATATTATCCCCTAAGTTTAACagtgaaataaggaaataaaactattaataaacaaagaatgtggtttgcttgctttttaatCCAAAGTCTGCACAGCTGCGGCTTTTTGCTCTAAGAGCAGAGACACGGAGGGTTCCTTCTGGAAGAGGCAGTTATGCACACTGACTACTTTTTTATATACGCTAGAATTTTCTTCAACAGCCAATACTGTTGCCGCCATAACCCAAAAACACATATGATAATGTGTTTAGGAGTGTGTATTAAGCATGTGTAAAATGTGTCTACACACACAATCCTTATTCCAAGAGTCTGAGGAAAAATTCTGTCTAGATAAACCCATGAACAAGgagttttattttcctccttttaaaagaaatgcttatCTTCCCCaaccccttttttttaaatgactttttatttatttttgagagacagagcatgggtgggggaagggcagagagagagggagacacagaatcccaagcaggctctgagctgtcagcacaaagcccaaggggggctcgaactcccaaaccgtgggatcatgacctgagccaaagtcgagcacttaactgactgagccacccaggcatccctctttcccccttttttaaagaattgtttattaatttcttttggaCCCATCAGAAATGTTTTCctcctgaaaataaaaaccaagcatCATATTTCACTGCATTGACTTTAAATTTTCTGCAAGTGTAGGTATAAACTGAAGTCAGTCTAGGCAAGGGATGggaggggtttttttaatgtcttgctTAATTGATTTGTGGCTATTATGCTATTTCACAGCACGTGCCATAAAAACCAAACACTGCCTCTTCATTGTGGAAACTTCCCAACTTTCACCTTGTAAGCAAGACCAAGAAAACAGTTTTCtgaatatctctctctctctctctctctctctctctctctcttcctatctcctTCATCTGTCATTAAATCCTCATTCTTAGTTTATCATTTGGACATATGCTCTCTAGGGCAAGCTCTGTCTGATTTGATGAACCATTTTGTCATGATTCTCAAGGAGATCAATGCAAATTGCCAGGAAATGAACTACTTTTCTTACACTCTATGATAACAGgcagttttttaatgttttcattttattcttgagagagtacgagcaggggaggggcagagagagggagacaggatccaaagtgggctctgcacggacagcagagagcctgatgcggggcttgaactcacaaactgcaagatcatgaccagggccgaagtcagatgctcaatcgtctgagccacccaggtaccccaataacAGTTTTATATGAAATTAATACTGAGACTGAATAAGAAGAGTTTTCTGTTGTACTGAAGTCTTCCATAATTTGCTACCTAAATTGCCTAGATATAACCTATagctatagaaagaaaaaaatggctgagACTATGGAAAATTAATGAGGCATAAGAACATGTTAATGTTGGAAAGAACAACCAGGCACGAGTTGATTTTTAACTGAGTGGTGCACCGGAGGGAATTGATAAATAGCTTTGGGGAGGACTTGCTACTTCGTAATCTGAATGGTTACATGGGAGGCAATTTTGTGAAACAGAACTTTGCTCTCTCGACCTCAGTTAATGAATCCAAGGATTGGTACCCAGTTGGACTGATcaaaaaattaaccaaagaatttttaatttgagGGATAGATTGGAGCCGGTCTCATCTCATGCACCCAGGATTGTGAAACACGGGAGCTAGCAGCCGTGACTTGTCACATGAACACATCGTATGTATCATATGCATCGTATGAGCACATCAGAAACTGATGTGGGAAAAAGTGAGATGAATCAGATtccagagacaaagagagagtagAGAAAGACACCATCTACCCCTGATTTTCCCAAGGCCCAATGGCATCTGCACACTTCTCCCAAGCCTGCTTGTTCAGATGTATTTTGCCTGTCCCGGGTATTTGTAAAACTTAGCATTTTAGTTTAAAGGCATTGGGCTAAGTACCTATTACTTGTAACTAAAAGGGACTACCCACTACAAGCTGAGGGGATTAGGTAATACAAATGTTTGCGAAATCTTAAATTATGGGATTAGTCATTCGGGTGTAATTGACCATTCCGCTGATTTAAATATTCCcacaattaattaaatttttatttggctGAACTGAGGAATTTCACCCTTGAATTCAATGCTTCCTGTTCTCTAACCGCAGCCATAtatttctaatgaaaataatcactattattttttaactatctAGCATGCTTTTTAAGGGCAGTAAgaatttaacattatttaaacGATGAGCAcactttttttattgaaattatacTTCACAAAGGTAAGTCTGCACATAGCACTTTTCTGGAAGAGATGTCCCCTCATCCAGAGTGTTTACAGAGTTGTAAAGAGAATGAAGCCAACTTCTCTTTAGAGCAGAAGTTCCTTAGTCTGACTGTGGTCTTTCTTGGGCATTTTTGCACACCGCCCTTCAACCTAATTCCCGCTTCTTGGAGATGCCACGTGTACCTGTCAGTGTATTCGCCACTAGAA encodes the following:
- the CHRM3 gene encoding muscarinic acetylcholine receptor M3, whose translation is MTLHNNSTTSPLFPNISSPWVHGPSDAGLPPGTATHFGSYNISRAAGNFSSPNGTTNDPLGGHTIWQVVFIAFLTGVLALVTIIGNILVIVAFKVNKQLKTVNNYFLLSLACADLIIGVISMNLFTTYIIMNRWALGNLACDLWLSIDYVASNASVMNLLVISFDRYFSITRPLTYRAKRTTKRAGVMIGLAWVISFILWAPAILFWQYFVGKRTVPPGECFIQFLSEPTITFGTAIAAFYMPVTIMTILYWRIYKETEKRTKELAGLQASGTEAEAENFVHPTGSSRSCSSYELQQQSMKRSARRKYGRWHFWFATKSWKPSAEQMDADHSSSDSWNNDDAAASLENSASSDEDAGSETRAIYSIVLKLPGHGTILNSTKLPSSDNLRVPDEELGAPDLERKAGKLQTQKGVDDGGSFQKSFSKLPVQLESAVDTAKTSEADSSAGKATATLPLSFKEATLAKRFALKTRSQITKRKRMSLIKEKKAAQTLSAILLAFIITWTPYNIMVLVNTFCDSCIPKTYWNLGYWLCYINSTVNPVCYALCNKTFRTTFKMLLLCQCDKRKRRRQQYQQRQSVIFHKRVPEQAS